Proteins from a genomic interval of Bombus affinis isolate iyBomAffi1 chromosome 14, iyBomAffi1.2, whole genome shotgun sequence:
- the LOC126924227 gene encoding nuclear inhibitor of protein phosphatase 1 isoform X2: protein MLKLIKNNFLSGAGKPPVGLHLDVLKNDKLIQKLMVDEKKCYLFGRNQQLNDFCIDHASCSRVHAALVYHKHLNRAFLVDLGSTHGTFIGNLRLEQHKPTQLPIDSTFHFGASTRYYIIRERPQTGTRPIIEELEKLSEDTDAGGLLGLPETETELDNLTEFNTAHNRRISMLGITDDEIHKPTRKRKKKGITFNDDEEVINPEDVDPSVGRFRNLVQTTVVPSKRMRMEGGLISLSEDHNPLKHLQPTTTTPQLYQDLPPEQFTPSSLSLNPFSSALSSLSSRLGIALPNPAPEVEMTPNQIQTETPHVPEIPGPTDTRTMEPKKKKYAKEAWPGKKPIPTLLV from the exons ATGTTAAAGTTGATAAAAAATAACTTTCTTTCAGG GGCTGGGAAGCCACCAGTTGGATTACATTTAGATGTACTGAAGAATGACAAATTAATTCAA AAATTAATGGTTGATGAGAAAAAATGTTACTTATTTGGCCGTAATCAACAATTAAATGACTTTTGTATAGATCACGCTTCTTGTTCTCGTGTTCATGCTGCTCTTGTTTATCATAAACATTTAAATCGTGCATTTCTTGTTGACTTGGGTAGCA CACATGGAACTTTTATTGGTAATCTTCGTTTGGAACAACATAAACCCACACAATTACCAATTGATAGTACATTTCATTTTGGAGCTTCTACACGGTATTATATTATTAGAGAAAGACCTCAAACTGGCACAAGACCAATTATAGAGGAATTAGAAAAACTGTCAGAAGATACAGATGCTGGTGGTTTGCTAGGTTTACCTGAAACAGAAACAGAACTTGAT AATTTAACGGAATTTAACACTGCACATAATAGACGTATATCTATGCTAGGAATAACAGACGATGAAATTCATAAACCAactagaaaacgaaagaaaaaaggaattaCGTTCAACGATGATGAAGAAGTAATAAATCCAGAAGATGTTGATCCATCAGTCGGAAGATTTCGTAATCTTGTACAAACAACAGTTGTTCCGAGTAAA AGAATGCGTATGGAAGGAGGTTTAATATCCTTATCAGAGGATCACAATCCTTTAAAGCATCTTCAACCTACAACAACTACACCTCAACTCTATCAAGATTTACCACCAGAACAGTTTACTCCATCGTCGTTGTCTCTTAATCCATTTTCTAGTGCACTATCTTCATTATCATCTCGACTTGGTATTGCATTACCAAATCCAGCTCCTGAGGTAGAGATGACACCCAATCAAATACAAACAGAAACACCACATGTACCAGAAATACCAGGACCTACTGATACGCGAACGATGgaaccaaaaaagaaaaaatatgccAAAGAAGCTTGGCCTGGGAAAAAACCTATTCCAACACTTTTGGTGTAA
- the LOC126924227 gene encoding nuclear inhibitor of protein phosphatase 1 isoform X1: MCFSARLISYPFNNKANYFKVVMANHYEVPNWAGKPPVGLHLDVLKNDKLIQKLMVDEKKCYLFGRNQQLNDFCIDHASCSRVHAALVYHKHLNRAFLVDLGSTHGTFIGNLRLEQHKPTQLPIDSTFHFGASTRYYIIRERPQTGTRPIIEELEKLSEDTDAGGLLGLPETETELDNLTEFNTAHNRRISMLGITDDEIHKPTRKRKKKGITFNDDEEVINPEDVDPSVGRFRNLVQTTVVPSKRMRMEGGLISLSEDHNPLKHLQPTTTTPQLYQDLPPEQFTPSSLSLNPFSSALSSLSSRLGIALPNPAPEVEMTPNQIQTETPHVPEIPGPTDTRTMEPKKKKYAKEAWPGKKPIPTLLV, from the exons ATGTGTTTTTCTGCCCGGTTAATTTCATATCCATTTAATAACAAAGCAAATTATTTCAAAGTGGTGATGGCTAATCATTACGAAGTACCCAATTG GGCTGGGAAGCCACCAGTTGGATTACATTTAGATGTACTGAAGAATGACAAATTAATTCAA AAATTAATGGTTGATGAGAAAAAATGTTACTTATTTGGCCGTAATCAACAATTAAATGACTTTTGTATAGATCACGCTTCTTGTTCTCGTGTTCATGCTGCTCTTGTTTATCATAAACATTTAAATCGTGCATTTCTTGTTGACTTGGGTAGCA CACATGGAACTTTTATTGGTAATCTTCGTTTGGAACAACATAAACCCACACAATTACCAATTGATAGTACATTTCATTTTGGAGCTTCTACACGGTATTATATTATTAGAGAAAGACCTCAAACTGGCACAAGACCAATTATAGAGGAATTAGAAAAACTGTCAGAAGATACAGATGCTGGTGGTTTGCTAGGTTTACCTGAAACAGAAACAGAACTTGAT AATTTAACGGAATTTAACACTGCACATAATAGACGTATATCTATGCTAGGAATAACAGACGATGAAATTCATAAACCAactagaaaacgaaagaaaaaaggaattaCGTTCAACGATGATGAAGAAGTAATAAATCCAGAAGATGTTGATCCATCAGTCGGAAGATTTCGTAATCTTGTACAAACAACAGTTGTTCCGAGTAAA AGAATGCGTATGGAAGGAGGTTTAATATCCTTATCAGAGGATCACAATCCTTTAAAGCATCTTCAACCTACAACAACTACACCTCAACTCTATCAAGATTTACCACCAGAACAGTTTACTCCATCGTCGTTGTCTCTTAATCCATTTTCTAGTGCACTATCTTCATTATCATCTCGACTTGGTATTGCATTACCAAATCCAGCTCCTGAGGTAGAGATGACACCCAATCAAATACAAACAGAAACACCACATGTACCAGAAATACCAGGACCTACTGATACGCGAACGATGgaaccaaaaaagaaaaaatatgccAAAGAAGCTTGGCCTGGGAAAAAACCTATTCCAACACTTTTGGTGTAA
- the LOC126924223 gene encoding tubulin alpha chain-like, protein MRECISMHVGQAGVQMGNACWELYCLEHGIQPDGTIPSDKVSGTNDCFNTFFNETSSGKMVPRAVMVDLEPTVVDEVRIGRYKQLYHPEQLITGKEDAANNYARGHYSIGREVIDSVMDRVRRLTDQCTGLQGFFVFHSFGGGTGSGFTSLLMQKLSDDYGKKSKLEFAVYPAPQVSTAVVEPYNSILTTHTTIGHSDCAFMVDNEAIYDICRRKLGIERPSYANLNRLISQVVSSITASLRFDGALNVDLTEFQTNLVPYPRIHFPLATYAPVVSADKAFHEGMSVAEITSECFEASNQMVKCDPREGKYMACCLLYRGEVVPKDVNAAIAAMKRKSCIRFVDWCPTGFKVGINYQPPTVVPGGDLAKVQRAVSMLSNTTAIEEAWSKLNYKFDLMYHKRAFVHWYVGEGMEEGEFAEARDDLAALERDYEEVALESSTTPDASLEY, encoded by the exons ATG CGTGAGTGTATTTCAATGCACGTGGGTCAAGCAGGTGTTCAAATGGGTAATGCGTGTTGGGAATTGTATTGTTTGGAACATGGAATTCAACCGGATGGAACGATACCATCAGACAAAGTGTCCGGGACAAACGATTGTTTTAATACCTTTTTCAATGAAACCAGTTCTGGCAAGATGGTACCGCGTGCTGTGATGGTTGACTTAGAGCCTACGGTCGTTG ACGAAGTAAGAATAGGACGTTACAAGCAATTATATCACCCTGAACAATTAATCACGGGTAAAGAAGACGCTGCAAACAATTATGCTCGTGGTCATTATTCCATTGGTAGGGAAGTAATAGACTCTGTAATGGATCGGGTGAGAAGGTTGACAGATCAATGTACTGGACTTCAAGGATTCTTCGTTTTCCATTCGTTTGGAGGAGGCACCGGGTCGGGATTCACTTCGTTGCTTATGCAAAAACTATCCGATGATTATGGGAAAAAGAGCAAATTAGAATTTGCCGTATATCCAGCACCACAA GTATCTACCGCCGTCGTAGAACCATACAACTCAATTCTGACAACTCACACTACAATCGGTCATTCGGATTGCGCGTTTATGGTGGATAACGAAGCGATTTATGATATATGTAGACGGAAGCTTGGTATCGAGCGGCCTTCATATGCGAATCTGAATCGCCTTATCAGCCAAGTGGTATCATCGATAACTGCCTCTTTGAGATTCGATGGTGCTCTGAACGTAGATCTAACGGAATTTCAAACGAACTTAGTACCATATCCTAGGATTCATTTCCCACTGGCTACTTATGCGCCGGTGGTTTCGGCTGATAAAGCTTTCCACGAAGGGATGTCCGTAGCAGAAATAACGTCCGAATGTTTCGAGGCATCCAATCAAATGGTCAAATGCGATCCTCGAGAAGGAAAATATATGGCCTGCTGCTTACTTTATCGCGGAGAGGTAGTACCAAAAGATGTGAACGCGGCAATTGCGGCTATGAAAAGGAAAAGTTGTATACGTTTCGTTGATTGGTGTCCGACTGGTTTTAAGGTCGGCATCAATTATCAACCACCTACTGTTGTTCCGGGTGGAGACCTCGCCAAG GTTCAAAGAGCGGTTTCAATGTTGTCGAACACAACAGCTATCGAGGAAGCCTGGTCTAAATTAAATTACAAGTTCGATCTTATGTATCACAAGCGAGCATTCGTTCATTGGTACGTCGGAGAAGGTATGGAGGAAGGTGAGTTTGCAGAAGCGCGTGATGATCTTGCCGCATTAGAGAGAGACTACGAAGAAGTCGCACTCGAATCGTCAACCACACCAGATGCTTCGTtggaatattaa